TCATCACTAAAAATGGGGCTAATAACCCTTTAGCCAAAGTTTTTAAAGATTTTTTATTCAGCCCTAAAGCTAGAGCTGTCTTTAAAGAATACGGCTATATTGTGGATTAAAACGCATAAAAAAGGCGAGCAATGGATCATGAGTTTTTGATTACCATGCGTTTGAGCTTTTCTTTAGCTTTGATTACCACCCTTATTTTACTCCCTATAGGGATTTTTTTGGGCTATTTTTTAAGCCTTAAACGCAATCTTTTAACGAGCTTAACAGAAACGCTTGTGTATATGCCTTTAGTTTTACCCCCAAGCGTGCTAGGGTTTTATCTCCTTTTAATCTTTTCGCCTTCTTCTTTTTTGGGAGCGTTTTTACAAGATGTATTAAATGTGAAACTTGTTTTTAGTTTCCAAGGGCTTATTTTAGGGAGCGTGATTTTTTCCTTACCCTTTATGGTAAGCCCCATTAAAAGTGCGTTAATTTCCTTGCCCACTTCTTTAAAAGAAGCCAGTTATAGCTTGGGTAAGGGGGAATATTACACCCTTTTTTTTGTCCTACTCCCTAACATCAAACCCAGTGTGTTGATGGCTATCATTACAACTTTTACGCACACTATAGGTGAATTTGGCGTGGTGATGATGCTTGGGGGTGATATATTAGGGGAAACAAGAGTGGCTAGCATTGCGATTTTTAACGAAACTGAAGCGCTCAATTACCCTAAAGCCCATCAATACGCCTTAACGCTCACGCTTATCAGTTTTAGCCTCTTATTTGTTACCCTATTTTTGAATAAAAAACAAAGCTCGTTTTTATGATAAAAGCGCGGTTTAAAAAACGCCTTTTAGGATCTAGGGGCGCGTTTGATTTGAATATAGACTTAGAAATTAAAGAAGCAGAAGTTGTCGCTTTATTAGGAGAATCGGGAGCGGGTAAAAGCACGATTTTACGCATTTTAGCAGGGCTTGAAGCGGTGAGTAGCGGCTATATTGAAGTCAATCGTTCAGTGTGGCTAGACACTCAAAAAAAGATTTTTTTAAAACCACAACAACGAAAAATCGGCTTTGTGTTTCAAGATTACGCCCTATTTCCGCATTTAAATGTGTATCAAAACATCGCCTTTGCTCACCCTAAAGATAAAAATAAAATCCACGAAGTGTTACGCTTAATGCGTTTAGAAAACCTAAGCCAGCAAAAAATTCTTCAACTCTCTGGCGGGCAAGCCCAACGAGTCGCTTTAGCAAGAGCTTTAATCGCAGCCAAGAATTTATTGCTTTTAGATGAGCCTTTAAACGCCCTAGATAACGCCTTAAAAAACGAAGTGCAACAAGGTTTGCTTGATTTTATCAAGCGTGAAAATTTAAGCGTGTTATTGGTGAGTCATGATCCAAACGAAATAATCAAACTCGCGCAAACTTTCCTCTTTTTAAACAATGGCGTTATTGATCCTAATCAAGAAAATCGGCTTTTTTCAAACCGCTTGTTGGTAAAACCTCTCTTTGAAGATGAAAATTATTGCCATTATGAGGTCATTCCTCAAACGATCAGTTTGCCAAAAGATTGTCTGAACCCAACTTTTAAGCTTGATTTCAATCAAAACAAAAAATTTTAGAAATATTTTTTTTCATTTTCTCTTGAAACCCTCTTATTTTTCAAAAGGAGTTGTTTAGAACAACCGCTAAAATCAAACTCTTTTATGATTAGCGTTCAATGAAAACAGAGCCAATTTTTTAGTTTTTCAAAAACTTTTCTATTCTTTTGACGCTCTCTGTTTTGCCTAAAATAAAAAGCGCTTCTTTAAGGCCTATCCCGCCTCCCTTACCCAAAAGGGCCAATCTTAAAGGCTGCATGAAACTACCCGCTTTAATCTTTTCTTCTTCAATGATTTGGTGCATGGCGTTTTCTAGCGTGCTTTCATCGTTGAAATCAGCTTTATCTAACGCCAATTTAAATTTTTCTAACAAAGGCATGATGAGCGCTTGATTGAGTTTTTTAAAAACCTTTTCTTCATACTCTATAGGAGCGGTTAAAACCTCATCTATTTTAAGGGCTAATTCTTTTAGGGTTTGAGATCTTTCTTTGAGAGCGTCCAACAAGCGATCCAATTGAGCGGGGTTTAAATGAGAAAGATCGCTAAAACTAAAAGGCTTTAAAAGTTCTAACAATTCCTGCGTGCTTTGGTTTTTTAAATAATGAGCGTTGAGCCAATTAAGTTTGTGCCAGCTAAAGCAACTAGGCGAAGAATTTAAATCTTTAGGGTCAAAACATTCCAATAATTCTTGCATGCTAAAAATTTCTTTATCTTGATAGCTCCACCCCAAACGCGCTAAAAAATTCACTAAAGCTTCCTTAAGATAGCCCCTTTCTTGATAGTCCATCACATTAGTGGCCCCATGGCGTTTGCTTAATTTTTGCCCTTCTTCATTCAAAATCATCGGCACATGGAAAAAATTAGGGATTTTAAAATTCAAAGCCTTATAGAGAACGATTTGTTTAGGGGTGTTAGAAAGGTGATCATCGCCTCTAATCACATCAGTAATCCCCATTAAAGCGTCATCAATGGTAACCACAAAGTTATAAGTGGGCGTCCCATCGCTCCTGGCGATAATAAAATCGTCTAATTCGTTAGTGTTCACTCTCACTTCGCCTTTAATCCCGTCATTAAAACTAATGATCTCATTTTGAGGGACTTTAATCCTTACAACAGGCTCTATGCCTTTAGGGGGCGTGCCTTTAAAATCACGATAACGATTGTCATAGCGTGGGGTTTCTTTCCTGGCCTTTTGTTCTTCTCTCAAAGCGTCCAACTCATCTTTGCTCATATAACAATAATAGGCTTTGTCTTCGTCTAAGAGTTTTTGGATGTATTCTTTATAAATTTCAAAGCGTTTGGATTGGTAGAGAATTTCGCCATCGTATTCTAGCCCTACCCATTTGAAAGCTTCTACAATGGCGTTAGCCGCTTCTATGGAGTTACGGCTCAAATCCGTGTCTTCAATGCGTAAAAAAAATTTTCCTTGATTGGCTCGTGCAAAAAGATAATTAAAAATGGCTGTCCTTAAGCCTCCTATGTGGAGATAGCCAGTGGGCGATGGGGCGAAGCGCGTAACGATCAAACTCATTATTCTAACCTTAATAATAAAATGCTCTTATTGTATTCAAAAATGGCTTAAAAATTGTTTCACTTTTTTCTATTAAAATTAGTGTATCATTGAGATTATTTTTAATTAGGATCACCCATGCAATTTCAAAAACCTTATTTCCTTTATCTTTACCCTTATCTTTATCTTTATTTTTATCTTATTGTATCGCTGAAGAAAATGGGGCGTATGCGAGCGTGGGTTTTGAATATTCCATTAGTCATGCTGTTGAGCATAATAACCCCTTTTTGAATCAAGAACGCATCCAAACGATTTCTAACGCTCAAAATAAAATCTATAAACTCAATCAAGTCAAAAATGAAATCACAAACATGCAAAACACCTTTAATTACATCAACAACGCTTTAAAAAACCATGCTAAATTAACCCCCACTGAAATGCAAGCCGAGCAATACTACCTCCAATCCACCCTTCAAAATATTGGAAAAATAATGATGCTTAGCGGGGGCGTTGCGTCTAACCTTAAACTAGCCCAAGCGTTAGAAAAAATGCAAGAACCCGTTACTAACCCTTTAGAATTAGCAGAAAACTTAAAAAATTTAGAATTACAATTCGCTCAATCTCAAAACAACATGCTTTCTTCTTTGTCTTCTCAAATCGCTCAAATTTCAAATTCTTTGAATGCGCTTGATCCCAGCTCTTATTCTAAAAATGTTTCAAGCATGTATGGGGTAGGTTTGAGCGTAGGGTATAAGCATTTCTTTACCAAGAAAAAAAATCAAGGGTTTCGTTATTACTTGTTCTATGACTATGGTTACACTAACTTTGGTTTTGTGGGTAATGGCTTTGATGGTTTGGGCAAAATGAATAACCATCTCTATGGGCTTGGAATAGACTATCTGTATAATTTCATTGATAATTCACAAAAACATTCTAGCGTGGGTTTTTATGCAGGCTTTGCTTTAGCGGGGAGTTCGTGGGTGGGGAGTGGTTTGAGCATGTGGGTGAGTGAAACGGATTTTATCAACAATTATTTGACCAATTATCAAGCTAAAATGCACACGAGTTTTTTCCAGATCCCTTTGAATTTTGGGGTTCGTGTGAATGTGGATAGGCATAACGGCTTTGAAATGGGCTTAAAAATCCCTTTAGCGATCAACTCCTTTTATGAAACGCATGGCAAAGGGTTAAATACCTCTCTCTTTTTTAAACGCCTTGTGGTGTTTAATGTGAGTTATGTTTATAGTTTTTAGGGGGGAAAATGCCTTCAAACGCTCTTTCTGTTAAAGAAATCGCTCATTTAATCAATGTTTCTCATAGCAGCGTGCGTAATTGGATCAAAACCAATCTTTTGGAGAAACTAGAAATTGATCATAAAATTTATGTGAAAACGAGTTCTTTTTTAAATTTTTGCCGCAACCATTTAGGGAAAAACAAGCTTAACAAATACGCTAACAAATCCTTAAAAAGCGCGCACAACCATCAAGAATTGATTTTAAAATACCTAGAAATGTTAGAAAATAGCTCTGATTTAGAAAAGTTGGGTTCTTATTATGAAAAAGAGCTTTCCAATACCACTAGAAATTTAGAAGGCATTTACTACACTCCTAATAGGATAGTAGAACAACTTTTCACTCTCCCTAAAGATTTTGATGCCACTCAAGCGATTTTTTGCGATCCGGCTGTGGGGAGTGGGAATTTTGTCATGCATGCTTTAAAACTGGGCTTTAAGGTTGAAAATATCTATGGCTATGATACAGACGCTTTTGCTGTCGCTTTGACTAAAAAGCGTATTAAAGAGCGTTATCGTTTAGATTGCCCTAATATCATGCAAAAAGATTTTTTGAGTTTAAAACATGCTCCGCAATTTGATTGCATTTTCACTAACCCGCCATGGGGTAAGAAATGCAATCAAAACCAAAAAGAAAATTTCAAACAGCAATTCAACCTCCCTCAAAGTCTAGATAGCGCGTCGCTCTTTTTTATGGCGAGTTTGAATTGCTTAAAAGAAAACGCTCATTTGGGGCTATTATTACCCGAAAGTTGTTTGAATATTGATTCGTTCAGCAAAATGCGAGAAATGGCTTTAAAGTTTCAAATGAGAAGCCTGATTGATTTTGACAAACCCTTTAAAAATCTAATGACTAAGGCTGTGGGTTTGGCGCTTAAAAAAACCCCTAACAAGAATCAAAAAATCTCATGTTTTTATCAAAATAGTGAGTTCAAACGATCGCCTTCTTCTTTTTTCAACAACCCTAAAAAGATTTTTAATATCCATTGCTCTAGCAAAGAAAATAAAATTTTGGACCACCTTTTTTCCATTCCCCACACCACTTTAAAAAATAACGCTCATTTTGCTTTAGGGATTGTTACAGGTAACAATGAAGAAAAGTTACACCCCAAACAAGAAAAAAATACCATTCCTATTTTTAGGGGTTCAGATATTTTAAAAGACGGATTAAAAGCCCCTAGCCAATTCATTAACGCTGATTTAAAAGACTGCCAGCAAGTCGCTCCCTTAAGCCTTTATCAGGCTAGAGAAAAAATCGTGTATAAATTCATTTCTTCAAAACTGGTCTTTTTTTATGACAATAAGCAACGCCTTTTTTTAAATAGCGCGAACATGTTTGTTTTAAAAGAAAATTTTCCTATCAACGCTCATGCGTTAAAAGAATTGTTAAACAGCGATTTAATGCAATTCATTTTTGAATCGCTTTTTAAAACGCATAAAATTTTAAGAAAAGATTTGGAATGTTTGCTCCTATTTGCGCAATTTATTAACAATGGTTTTGATGAAAAATTTTATTTAAAAAATTTAGGGATAGAAAAAAAAGACCCTAAACATTTCACAATCAGGAAAAACCATGCGCATCGCTTGTTTTTTGGCTTTAGGGGATAACCTTATCACGCTTAGCCTTTTAAAAGAAATCGCTCTCAAGCAGCAACAACCCCTTAAAATCCTAGGTACTCGTTTGACTTTAAAGATCGCCAAGCTTTTAGAATGCGAAAAACATTTTGGAATCATTCCTGTTTTTGAAAATGTCCCCGCT
This is a stretch of genomic DNA from Helicobacter pylori. It encodes these proteins:
- the modB gene encoding molybdate ABC transporter permease subunit; protein product: MDHEFLITMRLSFSLALITTLILLPIGIFLGYFLSLKRNLLTSLTETLVYMPLVLPPSVLGFYLLLIFSPSSFLGAFLQDVLNVKLVFSFQGLILGSVIFSLPFMVSPIKSALISLPTSLKEASYSLGKGEYYTLFFVLLPNIKPSVLMAIITTFTHTIGEFGVVMMLGGDILGETRVASIAIFNETEALNYPKAHQYALTLTLISFSLLFVTLFLNKKQSSFL
- a CDS encoding ATP-binding cassette domain-containing protein, which produces MIKARFKKRLLGSRGAFDLNIDLEIKEAEVVALLGESGAGKSTILRILAGLEAVSSGYIEVNRSVWLDTQKKIFLKPQQRKIGFVFQDYALFPHLNVYQNIAFAHPKDKNKIHEVLRLMRLENLSQQKILQLSGGQAQRVALARALIAAKNLLLLDEPLNALDNALKNEVQQGLLDFIKRENLSVLLVSHDPNEIIKLAQTFLFLNNGVIDPNQENRLFSNRLLVKPLFEDENYCHYEVIPQTISLPKDCLNPTFKLDFNQNKKF
- a CDS encoding glutamate--tRNA ligase; protein product: MSLIVTRFAPSPTGYLHIGGLRTAIFNYLFARANQGKFFLRIEDTDLSRNSIEAANAIVEAFKWVGLEYDGEILYQSKRFEIYKEYIQKLLDEDKAYYCYMSKDELDALREEQKARKETPRYDNRYRDFKGTPPKGIEPVVRIKVPQNEIISFNDGIKGEVRVNTNELDDFIIARSDGTPTYNFVVTIDDALMGITDVIRGDDHLSNTPKQIVLYKALNFKIPNFFHVPMILNEEGQKLSKRHGATNVMDYQERGYLKEALVNFLARLGWSYQDKEIFSMQELLECFDPKDLNSSPSCFSWHKLNWLNAHYLKNQSTQELLELLKPFSFSDLSHLNPAQLDRLLDALKERSQTLKELALKIDEVLTAPIEYEEKVFKKLNQALIMPLLEKFKLALDKADFNDESTLENAMHQIIEEEKIKAGSFMQPLRLALLGKGGGIGLKEALFILGKTESVKRIEKFLKN
- a CDS encoding outer membrane beta-barrel protein, with product MSKTLFPLSLPLSLSLFLSYCIAEENGAYASVGFEYSISHAVEHNNPFLNQERIQTISNAQNKIYKLNQVKNEITNMQNTFNYINNALKNHAKLTPTEMQAEQYYLQSTLQNIGKIMMLSGGVASNLKLAQALEKMQEPVTNPLELAENLKNLELQFAQSQNNMLSSLSSQIAQISNSLNALDPSSYSKNVSSMYGVGLSVGYKHFFTKKKNQGFRYYLFYDYGYTNFGFVGNGFDGLGKMNNHLYGLGIDYLYNFIDNSQKHSSVGFYAGFALAGSSWVGSGLSMWVSETDFINNYLTNYQAKMHTSFFQIPLNFGVRVNVDRHNGFEMGLKIPLAINSFYETHGKGLNTSLFFKRLVVFNVSYVYSF
- a CDS encoding class I SAM-dependent methyltransferase, which gives rise to MPSNALSVKEIAHLINVSHSSVRNWIKTNLLEKLEIDHKIYVKTSSFLNFCRNHLGKNKLNKYANKSLKSAHNHQELILKYLEMLENSSDLEKLGSYYEKELSNTTRNLEGIYYTPNRIVEQLFTLPKDFDATQAIFCDPAVGSGNFVMHALKLGFKVENIYGYDTDAFAVALTKKRIKERYRLDCPNIMQKDFLSLKHAPQFDCIFTNPPWGKKCNQNQKENFKQQFNLPQSLDSASLFFMASLNCLKENAHLGLLLPESCLNIDSFSKMREMALKFQMRSLIDFDKPFKNLMTKAVGLALKKTPNKNQKISCFYQNSEFKRSPSSFFNNPKKIFNIHCSSKENKILDHLFSIPHTTLKNNAHFALGIVTGNNEEKLHPKQEKNTIPIFRGSDILKDGLKAPSQFINADLKDCQQVAPLSLYQAREKIVYKFISSKLVFFYDNKQRLFLNSANMFVLKENFPINAHALKELLNSDLMQFIFESLFKTHKILRKDLECLLLFAQFINNGFDEKFYLKNLGIEKKDPKHFTIRKNHAHRLFFGFRG